The following DNA comes from Cryptosporangium minutisporangium.
CCCGGCCGGCGTCGAATCCGGTAGCGGCGAGCGGATGGCTGACGAAGTCGGGCGTGTGCAGGTCGGCGGCGTCGTCGAACTGGCGGGTGTTGAAGCACTCCTGCATCCGCCGCACCAGGGTGCTGACGTCTTCGGGTCCGGCCATCGGCGTCTCCTCTCCTCGGGCTGGGACCGCGCGGCAGTAAGCGGTGCGCCGCCCCGGTTAGGCCTCAGCGTAGCCGGTGCGCCGCCCCGGTTATGCTCGAACCACGATGTCCACGCCACCAGCCGTCCCCGGCAGCGACCGCGAGCTGCGCGCCGACGCGCGTCGCAACCGGGAGCGCGTGCTGCGCACCGCGCAGCAGTTGTTCGCGACGGAGGGCCTGGGAGTGTCGCTGGACGAGATCGCCCGCCGTGCGGGCGTCGGCCCCGGCACAGTGCACCGGCACTTCCCGGCCAAGGAGGCCCTGTATCTCGCCGTCGCGACCGACATGCTGCAGGCGCTGGTGGCCGAGGCGGAAGCACTCGTCGCCGGCGACGATCCCGCCGCGCTCTTCTCGCTGCTGTCCCGGATGATCACCACGGGCGCGGAGAACGCGGCGGTCAAGAGCGCGCTGACGGCGGCCGAGTTCGACTTGCGCACCGCCGCCCCGGACCTCGCGGCAGCGCTCACGCGTCACGTCGCGGACCTGCTGGAGCGCTCCCGCGCAGCCGGCTCCGTGCGCCCGGACGCCACTGCCGACGAGGTGATGGCGCTCGTCGCCGGAGCGTTCGCCGCGATCCGGCACGCCGGCGCCGAGACCAGCCGCGAGCGCTCGGCGCACCTCGCCCAGCTCATCCTGGACGGCCTGCGGCCGCGGTGAGCAACCCGCCGAAAAGAGTAAGCCGCACCGGAGCCGCAACCGACGGAACCCCGTCTCGCACCCTGGCCGCGATCAGATGGCGGCATGCCCCGTCTCGCTGGTTCTCCCGGTGACACCCGCCTCGACGGGGTGTCCCGGCGTGGGCTCGCCTACGTCGTCGTCGGTGGCGCGCTGGCGGTGGCCACGCTGGTCGCGCCGATCGACTGGCGCGCCGCCTTGTACCTGGCCGCCGTGGCACTCGGCGCCGGAACGCTGGTCTGGGGGGTGCTGCGCAGTCGGCGCTGCGGCTCCCGGTGGGCCGGCGGACTGCTCGCGGCCGGGGTACTGCTCCGGGTCGTCGCCGACCTGGGCTGGATGGGGCACGTGGCGCTCTACGGGCCGGAAGTTCCGGCGACGTCGTGGTCCACCGCGAGCTACGGCCTGCACTATCTCGTGCTCTCCGCGGGGGTGGTCGCGCTGCGCGACCGCCGAGCGCCGTCCCGGATCGGCCTGCTGGACGCCGGGATCACCACTGCCGGCCTCCTGCTCCCGGCCTGGACGTTCGCGGTCGAGCCGTATCTGCACGCGGGCCACGCGTCGACCGCGACGGCCGCGGCCACAGTCGGTTACGTCGCGTGCGACCTACTGCTGCTCGCCTGCGTCGCCCGACTGCTGATCGGCTCGTTCCTGCGGACGACCGGGTCCCGCCTCCTCGCGGCCGGGCTCGGCGTGCTGCTCGTCGCCGACGGTTTTTACCTCGGTGGCACGGCCCTCACCGGCTCGACCGAGGCGCTGCCGCCCGCCAACTTTGGCTGGGCCGTGTCCTACCTGCTGTTCGGTGCGGCGGGTGCCTGGTACGCGCGGGCGGCGTCCGACGTCCGTGTGCTGCCTGCGCCGCCGCCGGCCAAACCGGCGCCGCGGCCCACCGGCGACCGGCTCACCTGGCGACGGGCCGGCGTCTTCGCGCTGGTGGCGATCTCGGCTCCGGTGTTCTGGGTGATCGACGGAGCGGACGGTGGAGGCCAGCTGTCCGGCCCGGCCGACCGCGTCGTGCCCGCCGTCATCGTCGCGGTGCTCTCCGCGCTGCTCATCGTCCGCCTCGTGGTGGTGGCGAGGGTCGCCCAGGCGCGCGCGGCCGAGCTGGCCGAGCGCGAGCTCGCGCTCAGTGCCGCGCTCGAGCGGCAGGAAGCGCTCCAGGAGCAGCTGGCCGCCCGCGCACTGCGCGACCCGCTCACCGGGTTGGGCAACCGCGCGCTGCTCGCCGACCGGCTCACCGCGGCGCTGGCTGCCGGCCCGGGCGCGCTCACCCTGCTGCTCTGCGACCTGGACGGGTTCAAGGAGGTCAACGACACCCTCGGCCATCCGGTCGGCGACGAGCTCCTGCTCGAGGTGGCCGCGCGTCTGCGGGCCGGTGTGCCGGACGAGGCGACGGTGGCCCGGCTGGGCGGCGACGAGTTCGCCGTGGTCCTGCCGACGGCCGACGCGGACGCCGCCCAGCGGCTGGCGGACCAGATCGTCGCCGGGCTCGCCACGCCGTACCCCATCGCCGACCGGCACCTGCACGTCACGACGAGCGTCGGCGTGCTGGTCGCGGATGCCTCGACCACGTCGGCCAGCGACGCTCTACGCGACGCGGACCTGGCGCTCTACGCGGCCAAGAACGCCGGCAAGAACCAAGCGGTCGTCTTCACACCGGAGCTGCGGGCCGCGCGGCTCGCCCACAGCCGGCTCGTCGCGGGGCTGCGTGACGCGCTGGTCGCCGATGGCCTCCGCCTGGACTACCAGCCGGTCGTCGATCTGCACAGCGGCCGCTGCCAGGCCGTGGAGGCCCTGCTGCGGTGGACCGACGCCGACGGCCGGTCGGTGCCGCCGAGCCAGTTCATTCCGGTGGCCGAGGAGAACGGGCTGATCGTGCCGATCGGTGCGTGGGTGCTGCGGCGCGCGTGCGCGGAGGCAGCGGCCTGGTACCGCACCGACGGCGTCGCGGTCGCGGTCAACGTGTCCGGAGTGCAGCTGGCCGATCCCGGCTTCGTCGACGTGGTGACCGACGCGCTGGCGGCGGCGGGCCTGCCCGGGGCGGCGCTGATCCTCGAGGTGACCGAGTCGGTGCTCGTGACCGGCGGTGACCTGCCGGCCGCGCAGATCCGCGAGCGGCTGACCAGGCTGCGGGCGGCCGGGGTCCGCGTCGCGATCGACGACTTCGGCACCGGCTACTCGTCGCTGGCCGCACTGCGTCAGCTCCCGGTCGACATCCTCAAGATCGACAAGAGCTTCATCGCCGGCTCCCCCGACACGGGCCCGGNGCCGCACTGCGTCAGCTCCCGGTCGACATCCTCAAGATCGACAAGAGCTTCATCGCCGGCTCCCCCGACACGGGCCCGGCCGATCCGACGTTCACCCGGGCGATCCTCCACCTGGCACGCAGCCTGCAGCTCACCGCGATCGCCGAGGGCATCGAGACCGAGGAACAGGCTGCGATGCTCCGGGCTCTGGGCCGCCCGATGGCGCAGGGCTACCTGTTCGCCCGGCCGGCGCCGGCCGCCGCGATCACCGCCTACCTCGACCGGGACCGTGGCGCGGCGGAGCGACGCTGGCTGGACCACGTCCCCGCGGCACTGACGCTGCAGGCCTGACCGCCCGAGCAGGGTGCTGACCGCCGGCTACGGGACGACCGAGCCACCACCGCGGATCGTCGCGGCGTCCTCGGGCCGCCCCATCCGCTGGTAGGTCGTCGCCAGGCTCGTCCGGCACTTGACCGCGTTCGGATGATCGTCGCCCAGCGCTCGACCGAACCGTCGCAGCGTGTCGGTCAGCAGCTCGGCCGATTTCGCGTACTGCCCGATCTCGCGGTAGCTGACACCCAAGTTGTGGCTGGTCTGCAAGGTGTCGGGATGGTCGGGACCGTGCATCCGCCGCCGGATGGCGAGGTTGGTCTCGTGCAGGTCGACCGCTTTGGCGTGCCCGTGGACCTCGCTGGTGTTCGCGGCCACGTTGTTGCGGATGGTGAGGGTCGCCGGGTGCTCCCGCCCGAGGGTGCGCTCCGCCATGCGGAGCGCACGGCCGTTGATCTCCAGTGCGTGTTCGTACTGCCCGGACGCCGAGTAGCAGGCGGCAAGATTGACGACGGTGTGGAGGATGTCGGGATGGTTGGGGCCGAGCACCCGTTCCTTCGCCGCGAGAACGTCCCGGTGGATCTGGGCGGCCTCCGCCGGCGACCCGGTCTCGGTCAAGATCATGGCGAGGTTGTTGCGGGCCGCCAGCGTGTCCGGATGGTCGCGGCCCAGCACCCGCTCGGACGCTGCGGCCGCCCGGCGCTGCCAGGTGAGGGCCTCCGCGTGCCGGCCCCTCGCCCAGAGAGTGATCGCCAAGTAGCTGGTGCGCGCGATGGTGTCCGGGTGGTCAGGCCCGAGAAGCCGCTCCGACGTGGTGAGGACCCGCTGCTGCAGCTCCGAGGCCTCACCGTATCGGCCCTGCTGGTAGAGCGAGATCGCGAAATCGCTGTCGCGGTAGAGGCTCTCCTCACTCGGCCGGTTGTCCACCCTTGCCTCCTCGAGGTCACCGGAGCACGCTCGCGCCGATTACAGTGCACCCGATCCTCGCAACGGACGCCGACCGCCGCCTCGCGATCCCCGAAGTCGGGTACGGCTGACGAGCGGACACACCCGAGCCCGGAAGGGGCGCACTCCGATGGGACTGTCTGATCTCGACTCCGCGACGCGGCACCGCCAGATCGCGGCCACCTTCACCGATCGCGCCCGCGGCGCCGAGCGGTGGGACGCCCCCGCGCCGGTGTCCGGTTGGACGGCCCGCGACGTGGTGCGCCATCTCGTCGAATGGTTCCCCCCGTTTCTCGCCTCCGGCGCCCAGGTCGTCCTACCCGGCGGGCCGAGCGTGGACGACGACCCGGTCGGCGCCTGGCTGACCCAGAGCGACGCCGTGCAGGCACTGCTCGACGACCCGGACACGCCGCAGCGGGTGCTGGTCAACCGGCACCTCGGCGAGATACCGCTGGATCAGGCGATCGACCGGTTCTACACCTCGGACGTGTTCATGCACACCTGGGACCTGGCTCGCGCCACCGGACAGGACGATCGGCTCGATGCCGAGTTCTGCGCCACGCTGCTGGCCGAGATGGAGCCCATCGAGGACGTCATCCGCTCCTCCGGTCAATACGGCCCGCGCGTACCCACCCCGGACGACGCCGACGTCCAGACCCGGATGATCGCGTTCATCGGCCGCGACCCGCTCTGGAAGCCCGCTTAGTCGACGAACGCCCGCCGAGCTCCGCCGTCTTGTAGGTGACCACGGGCAGAGTGGACAGGACCGGAGTGGCCAGGCCGTGCTCGACGAGGTCGCCGATCACCCGGTCGATCCGCTTGTACGCGGTCGGCGCCTCCTCGAAGAGCAGTTGCCGGTCGCCGCAGACCACCACCGAACCCTTGAGCGGCCGCCGCAACTCCTCCACCGTGTGCTTGGCCTTACCGCGGCGCAGCGCATCGGCACGGGACATCTTGCGACCGGCGCCGTGCGCGACCGAGTAGCCGGCTTCGGGTCCCGCATGGCCGGCCACCAGGTAGGAGTGCGTGCCCCGGGTGCCGGCGATCAGCACGTCCCGGCCGTCGCCCGGCGCTGCGCCCTTGCGGTGGAGGTAGCGCCCGTCGCGCACCTCCACCGAGTTGTGACACACGTCGACGATCGCCGCGGAGCGCTCGGCCCCGATCGCGTCGGCGACGCGGGCGGCCATCAGGCGACGGTTGAGCGACCCCCAGCGAACCGCGTCGTCGTGCGCCGCGAGATACGCCGCGCAGTCGACCGCCGGACCCGCGCCGTGCACCTCGGTGTGCGCGCGGAGGATCCGCTCCCCCAGGCCGCGCGATCCGCTGTGCACGATGAGCACCAGGTCACCGGAGGTGAGGTCGTGGCGAGCCGCCCGCTCCGGCTCCAGAACGCTGTCGACCCTGGCGAGTTCGGCGAAGTGGTTGCCGCGACCGACCGTGCCGAGGCCCTCGGTCCAGCCGGCCGGGATCTCCTCGTCCACGTCCTCCGGGTCGACCGGTCGGTCGAGGTCGGGGAACCGCGCGGCCAGCTTCTCCGGGTCGAGACGCCTGAGCCGGACCGGGAAGACGGCGATCCCGCAGCCGATGTCGGAGCCGACCAGGAACGGATAGAGCACCGACGACGTCATCGCGGCGCCGATCGGTGCGCCCTTGCCCGGGTGCAGGTCGGGCATCCCGGCGACGTGGACCATCCCGTCCAGCGCGGCGACCCGGTCGCACTGCTCGCGGGCGTCGAACTCGATCCAGCTCTGCGGGGAGGCGAAGATCGTGACGGACGCACGGGTACCCGACACAACGGTGTGCTGATCAGACAAGACGAACTCTTCCCAGAAGAAGCACGGCCGGGCGCCGAGAGGCCCGCCGCCAACGAACGGAGGTGAACTGCTCTGGGGACAAGTCGTCAGTACGTCATGCCGCACAGGTTCGCAGAGTGCGCAGAACCCAGCAATTGATTTCAGCCCTCGATGAACTGGTAGTCGCTGACGATGCGACCGTCCTCGCCGAGTTCGAGCACCTCCAGCCCGACGCCGGCCACGTCTCCGTCGGCGCGGGACACCATCTCCCAGCGAAACTTGACGACGTTCCGGAGCCGGTCGGCGTCGCCGCGGGCCCGGAACTCGAACGTTCCCGGTGCGATGAACTCCTCGTACGAGCGCGTCACCCGCAACTCCAGCGCCGCGTGCCCACGCGCCTCCAGCACGAGGCGGTGGAACCCGAGTCCTTCCGCTGCCGAGCGCATCTCCGCCGGCGGCTGCAGGAGGTGGACCGCGTCGTCGGACCAGAGCGCGCGTACGGCGGCGCGACGGCGTTCCGCGTCGGGCTCACTCCAGACGGCGACGTAGCGGTCGGTGAGGTCCTGCAGGACTGTCTCAGCCATGATGATTCCTTGACTCGTGGATGATCGCTTCGGCCACGACTCTGCGGGGCCCGAGGGACTCCGACAATTCCCCGCGGGGAATCGCCGACCGGCACACCACCCACTACGCAGGAGGAATGATCACCGAATCGGCGAGCGCCGGACTCGCGAGCTCGTTGCGCACCTGGCGCACCCGCCGACGCGTCAGCCAACTGGAACTGGCGCTGCGAGCGGGCACCACCCAGCGGCACGTCAGCTTCATCGAGAGCGGACGGTCGGTTCCCGGCCGGTCGATGATCATCCGGCTGGCCGAGTCGCTCGAGGTACCGATCCGGGAACGCAACGAACTGCTCCTCGCCGGGGGATACGCGCCCGCCTACCCCCGGACCGACCTGGACGACCCCCAGTTGGCGCCGGTCCGGACCGCTCTCGACCGCATCCTGCACGGCCACCTGCCGTACCCGGCCGTGAT
Coding sequences within:
- a CDS encoding TIGR03086 family metal-binding protein; amino-acid sequence: MGLSDLDSATRHRQIAATFTDRARGAERWDAPAPVSGWTARDVVRHLVEWFPPFLASGAQVVLPGGPSVDDDPVGAWLTQSDAVQALLDDPDTPQRVLVNRHLGEIPLDQAIDRFYTSDVFMHTWDLARATGQDDRLDAEFCATLLAEMEPIEDVIRSSGQYGPRVPTPDDADVQTRMIAFIGRDPLWKPA
- a CDS encoding RNA ligase RtcB family protein; protein product: MSDQHTVVSGTRASVTIFASPQSWIEFDAREQCDRVAALDGMVHVAGMPDLHPGKGAPIGAAMTSSVLYPFLVGSDIGCGIAVFPVRLRRLDPEKLAARFPDLDRPVDPEDVDEEIPAGWTEGLGTVGRGNHFAELARVDSVLEPERAARHDLTSGDLVLIVHSGSRGLGERILRAHTEVHGAGPAVDCAAYLAAHDDAVRWGSLNRRLMAARVADAIGAERSAAIVDVCHNSVEVRDGRYLHRKGAAPGDGRDVLIAGTRGTHSYLVAGHAGPEAGYSVAHGAGRKMSRADALRRGKAKHTVEELRRPLKGSVVVCGDRQLLFEEAPTAYKRIDRVIGDLVEHGLATPVLSTLPVVTYKTAELGGRSSTKRASRAGRGR
- a CDS encoding helix-turn-helix domain-containing protein, giving the protein MSTPPAVPGSDRELRADARRNRERVLRTAQQLFATEGLGVSLDEIARRAGVGPGTVHRHFPAKEALYLAVATDMLQALVAEAEALVAGDDPAALFSLLSRMITTGAENAAVKSALTAAEFDLRTAAPDLAAALTRHVADLLERSRAAGSVRPDATADEVMALVAGAFAAIRHAGAETSRERSAHLAQLILDGLRPR
- a CDS encoding EAL domain-containing protein, which produces MAGSPDTGPADPTFTRAILHLARSLQLTAIAEGIETEEQAAMLRALGRPMAQGYLFARPAPAAAITAYLDRDRGAAERRWLDHVPAALTLQA
- a CDS encoding tetratricopeptide repeat protein, which encodes MDNRPSEESLYRDSDFAISLYQQGRYGEASELQQRVLTTSERLLGPDHPDTIARTSYLAITLWARGRHAEALTWQRRAAAASERVLGRDHPDTLAARNNLAMILTETGSPAEAAQIHRDVLAAKERVLGPNHPDILHTVVNLAACYSASGQYEHALEINGRALRMAERTLGREHPATLTIRNNVAANTSEVHGHAKAVDLHETNLAIRRRMHGPDHPDTLQTSHNLGVSYREIGQYAKSAELLTDTLRRFGRALGDDHPNAVKCRTSLATTYQRMGRPEDAATIRGGGSVVP